One segment of Gemmatimonadaceae bacterium DNA contains the following:
- a CDS encoding plastocyanin/azurin family copper-binding protein → MFATLRSRAALAGLVLLAACGGGGGGYNSPTAPYSPSPSPTPAPTAPAANEVIATTSNTFTPGTLTVSKGTTVTFTFQSTTHNVIFANVAGAPANIGNTSNSGVQRVFSTAGTFGYDCSLHSGMVGTVVVN, encoded by the coding sequence ATGTTCGCGACGTTGCGGAGTCGTGCAGCACTTGCTGGTCTGGTTCTACTCGCCGCCTGCGGCGGCGGTGGTGGCGGCTACAACTCGCCGACCGCGCCGTACTCCCCGTCACCGTCCCCGACGCCGGCTCCGACCGCGCCGGCCGCGAATGAGGTCATCGCGACGACCTCCAACACCTTCACGCCGGGCACGCTCACCGTGTCGAAGGGCACGACGGTCACCTTCACGTTCCAGTCCACCACGCACAACGTGATCTTCGCGAACGTGGCCGGCGCGCCGGCGAACATCGGGAACACGTCCAATAGCGGGGTCCAGCGCGTGTTCTCCACCGCCGGCACCTTTGGCTACGACTGCAGCCTGCACTCGGGCATGGTCGGCACGGTGGTCGTGAACTGA
- a CDS encoding PEP/pyruvate-binding domain-containing protein, protein MAERVPVTKLDDALPSELFQDLMPYRVQDILLVSSLYDAFTLQEDGRLNELVMREFIDLDTHHTPHITHVSSGAEAITKAKAQRQFNLVITTINPGDMDATELARRLAEAGLDVPVLVLAYDHREFKDFESRADLSLIDRCFMWQGDARILLAMVNYVEDQRNVAHDTATTGVRVVLLVEDSMRFYSSLLPKVYTEIIRQSANALGEGSNLSHKLVRLRARPKILLCTSYEEAWAQWSRYREHVLGVITDVEFPRDGTLARDAGFAFARAVRVEAPDVPILMQSGRADYQERATSEGLPFVLKGSPTMLHELHGFIVEHFAFGDFVFRLADGREVGRAEDLRDLEVKVATVPAESLVYHGERHHFSTWLAARAEFDLAQRLRARRVSDYTSPEDLRTKLIAAIAEYRDDQSQLQVGDFDREVFDASVPFFARIGGGSIGGKARGLAFVRRLVGLHGVHRKFEGVRVGVPPAVVLGTDVFDRFLADNDLLEIAIHGSDDDELLRRFLTARLPDEILADLDAFLRQVRWPLAVRSSSLLEDSQYQPFTGVYDTFMLPNRHPDHDERLARLVEAVKRVYASTFTRNAKAYLRATPYRLEEEKMAVIIQRVVGAEHGPRFYPDFSGVARSYNFYPAAPLRAEDGVAAVALGLGRAVVEGGRVLTFCPRAPRNIIQFSSVSDILANSQRNFWAVDFTAGTGTGTGTSADEGLRERNYELEVAEEDGTLRALGSTYSAENDVIYDGLSRPGVRLVSFAPILKHGLFPLAPLVTDLLEIGAGGMNRACEIEFAVRLSQGPGEPHEFGFLQLRPLVLSREMHDLDVSNVDAATVLCRSPRVLGDGIIDNLRHAVVVDFHRFDRAQTRDAARSIARFNATLVDRGEPYLLVGVGRWGSADPWLGIPVRWDEISGARVIVEAGFRDFRVAPSQGSHFFQNLVSFQVGYFTTNPEFGDGFVDWEWLAAQPAVAEDGHVRLLEFEKPLGVRMNGRTSEGVILKPT, encoded by the coding sequence GTGGCTGAGCGAGTGCCGGTGACGAAACTGGACGATGCGCTGCCGAGCGAATTGTTCCAGGACCTGATGCCGTACCGCGTGCAGGATATCCTGCTCGTGTCGAGCCTGTACGACGCGTTCACGCTGCAGGAAGACGGCCGGCTGAACGAACTCGTGATGCGCGAGTTCATCGACCTCGATACGCATCACACGCCGCACATCACCCACGTCTCCAGCGGCGCCGAGGCAATCACCAAGGCCAAGGCGCAGCGCCAGTTCAACCTCGTCATCACGACCATCAATCCGGGCGACATGGACGCCACGGAACTGGCGCGCCGGCTGGCCGAGGCGGGGCTGGACGTGCCGGTGCTCGTGCTGGCCTACGACCACCGCGAGTTCAAGGACTTCGAGTCGCGCGCGGACCTGTCGCTCATCGACCGCTGCTTCATGTGGCAGGGCGATGCACGCATCCTGCTGGCGATGGTCAACTACGTGGAGGACCAGCGCAACGTCGCGCACGACACGGCGACCACGGGCGTGCGCGTCGTCCTCCTCGTCGAGGACAGCATGCGGTTCTACTCGTCGCTGCTGCCAAAGGTCTACACCGAGATCATCCGGCAGTCGGCGAATGCGCTGGGGGAGGGGAGCAACCTCTCGCACAAGCTCGTCCGCCTGCGGGCGCGTCCCAAGATCCTGCTCTGCACCTCCTACGAAGAGGCGTGGGCGCAGTGGTCGCGCTATCGCGAACATGTGCTGGGCGTGATCACCGACGTGGAATTCCCGCGAGACGGGACGCTGGCGCGCGACGCGGGGTTCGCGTTCGCGCGCGCCGTTCGCGTGGAGGCGCCGGACGTGCCGATCCTCATGCAGTCGGGGCGCGCCGATTACCAGGAGCGGGCGACAAGCGAGGGACTGCCCTTCGTGCTGAAGGGATCGCCCACGATGCTGCACGAACTGCACGGCTTCATCGTCGAGCACTTTGCATTTGGCGATTTCGTCTTCCGCCTCGCCGACGGCCGCGAAGTGGGGCGCGCGGAGGACCTGCGCGACCTCGAGGTGAAGGTGGCCACCGTCCCGGCCGAAAGTCTCGTCTACCACGGTGAGCGCCACCACTTCTCCACGTGGCTGGCGGCGCGCGCCGAGTTCGACCTCGCCCAGCGCCTGCGGGCGCGCCGGGTGTCGGACTATACGTCGCCCGAGGACCTGCGCACCAAGCTCATCGCCGCCATCGCCGAATATCGCGACGACCAGTCACAGCTCCAGGTGGGCGACTTCGATCGCGAGGTGTTCGACGCCTCGGTCCCGTTCTTCGCGCGCATCGGCGGCGGCTCGATTGGCGGCAAGGCGCGCGGCCTCGCGTTCGTGCGGCGCCTTGTGGGACTGCACGGCGTCCATCGCAAGTTCGAGGGCGTGCGCGTGGGCGTACCGCCGGCGGTCGTGCTTGGCACGGACGTCTTCGACCGGTTCCTGGCCGACAACGACCTGCTGGAGATCGCCATCCACGGCTCGGATGACGACGAACTGTTGCGCCGGTTCCTCACGGCGCGGCTCCCCGACGAGATCCTCGCCGACCTTGACGCCTTCCTGCGGCAGGTGCGCTGGCCGCTGGCCGTGCGCTCGTCGAGCCTGCTGGAGGACTCGCAGTACCAGCCGTTCACGGGCGTCTACGACACGTTCATGCTGCCGAACCGGCATCCCGACCACGACGAGCGGCTCGCGCGGCTGGTCGAGGCGGTGAAGCGCGTGTATGCGTCGACCTTTACGCGCAACGCCAAGGCCTACCTCCGGGCCACGCCGTACCGCCTGGAGGAAGAGAAGATGGCGGTCATCATCCAGCGCGTCGTCGGCGCGGAGCACGGGCCGCGCTTTTACCCGGATTTCTCGGGCGTGGCGCGCTCGTACAATTTCTATCCGGCGGCGCCGCTTCGCGCCGAGGATGGCGTCGCCGCCGTCGCGCTCGGCCTCGGCCGGGCGGTGGTGGAAGGCGGGCGCGTCCTGACGTTCTGCCCGCGCGCGCCGCGCAACATCATCCAGTTCTCGTCCGTCAGCGACATCCTGGCGAACTCGCAGCGGAATTTCTGGGCGGTGGACTTTACGGCGGGCACGGGCACCGGCACCGGCACGAGTGCGGACGAGGGGCTGCGCGAGCGCAACTACGAACTCGAGGTGGCTGAGGAAGACGGAACGCTGCGCGCGCTCGGCTCGACGTACTCGGCGGAGAACGATGTCATCTACGACGGACTCTCGCGGCCCGGTGTGCGGCTGGTGAGCTTCGCGCCGATCCTCAAGCACGGGTTGTTCCCCCTGGCGCCGCTCGTGACGGACCTGCTCGAGATCGGCGCCGGCGGCATGAACCGCGCGTGCGAGATCGAGTTTGCGGTCCGCCTCTCCCAGGGTCCCGGGGAGCCGCACGAGTTCGGCTTCCTCCAGCTGCGGCCGCTGGTGCTGTCGCGCGAGATGCACGATCTCGATGTGTCGAACGTCGATGCCGCCACGGTGCTGTGCCGCAGCCCGCGCGTGCTGGGCGACGGCATCATCGACAACCTGCGGCATGCCGTGGTGGTGGACTTCCATCGCTTCGACCGGGCGCAGACCCGCGACGCGGCCCGCAGCATCGCCCGCTTCAACGCGACGCTCGTGGATCGCGGCGAGCCGTACCTGCTCGTTGGCGTGGGGCGGTGGGGATCGGCCGATCCGTGGCTGGGCATTCCGGTGCGATGGGACGAGATCTCCGGGGCGCGAGTGATCGTCGAGGCCGGATTCCGCGACTTCCGCGTGGCGCCGTCGCAAGGAAGCCATTTCTTCCAGAACCTCGTGTCGTTTCAGGTGGGGTACTTCACGACGAACCCCGAGTTTGGCGACGGGTTCGTGGACTGGGAGTGGCTGGCCGCGCAGCCGGCGGTCGCCGAGGACGGCCACGTGCGGCTGCTCGAGTTCGAGAAGCCGCTCGGCGTTCGGATGAATGGCCGCACGAGTGAAGGGGTCATTCTCAAGCCCACGTAG
- a CDS encoding aminotransferase class V-fold PLP-dependent enzyme, with translation MSALNAPFAPLGDAASLELTPAQMRAMGQAVVERAVAHLASLDRQPSRGDIDAAELCRALREPLPEHGMALDPLLDQLFDELIPRSFTTPGPGYLAYIPGGGVYPAALADYIADTTNRYTGVWQASPALVQLEANVLEWLRDWMGFPPGASGLLTSGGSMATLNAILCARERHLGPEIRGGTLYTSDQGHHCIEKAAKLAGIFHDRVRIIPSDGQFRMRVDALASAIAADRTAGLQPFMVASSAGTTNTGAVDPLDAVADLCAREGLWHHVDGAYGAFFHAVPELRPLLAGLPRADSLTLDPHKGMFLPYGTGALLVRDGEALRAVHAATAGYLPAQQSEFYDPSQYGPELSRGFPGLRVWMALKLYGAARYRAAIAEKRTLAVWAAEQVARIPGIVMDAWPQLSLFAFHLEGPRLRTLEARNAATAALMERVTARGRVMLTGCTVDGKHLARICVLSFRTRLAEMEACVSQITEEARDLVA, from the coding sequence ATGTCTGCCCTCAACGCTCCCTTTGCGCCGCTGGGTGACGCGGCGAGTCTTGAACTCACTCCCGCGCAGATGCGTGCGATGGGACAGGCCGTGGTCGAGCGCGCCGTCGCGCACCTGGCGTCACTCGACCGCCAGCCGAGCCGCGGCGACATTGACGCCGCCGAGCTGTGCCGCGCGCTGCGCGAGCCGCTGCCTGAGCACGGAATGGCGCTCGATCCACTGCTGGATCAGCTCTTCGACGAGCTGATTCCGCGGTCCTTCACGACGCCGGGTCCCGGCTACCTGGCGTACATCCCGGGAGGCGGCGTGTATCCGGCCGCGCTCGCCGACTACATCGCCGACACGACGAACCGGTACACCGGCGTCTGGCAAGCGTCGCCGGCGCTCGTGCAGCTCGAGGCCAACGTCCTGGAATGGCTCCGCGACTGGATGGGCTTTCCGCCGGGGGCCAGCGGACTGCTGACGAGCGGCGGCTCGATGGCGACGCTCAACGCCATCCTGTGCGCGCGCGAACGGCACCTGGGGCCGGAGATCCGCGGCGGAACGCTGTACACCTCGGACCAGGGGCACCACTGCATCGAGAAGGCGGCGAAGCTCGCCGGCATCTTTCACGACCGCGTGAGAATCATTCCCAGCGACGGCCAGTTCCGCATGCGCGTCGACGCGCTGGCGTCTGCAATCGCCGCCGACCGCACGGCCGGGCTGCAGCCTTTCATGGTGGCGTCGTCGGCCGGGACCACGAATACCGGCGCCGTCGATCCGCTGGATGCCGTGGCCGACCTGTGCGCGCGCGAAGGACTGTGGCATCACGTCGACGGCGCGTACGGCGCGTTCTTCCATGCGGTGCCGGAACTCCGGCCGCTGCTCGCGGGCCTGCCGCGCGCCGACTCGCTCACGCTCGATCCGCACAAGGGGATGTTCCTGCCATACGGCACCGGGGCGCTGCTGGTGCGCGATGGCGAGGCCCTGCGCGCCGTCCACGCGGCGACGGCGGGGTACCTGCCGGCCCAACAGTCGGAGTTCTACGACCCGAGCCAGTACGGTCCCGAGTTGTCGCGCGGCTTCCCCGGCCTCCGCGTCTGGATGGCGCTCAAGCTGTACGGCGCGGCCCGATATCGCGCCGCGATCGCCGAGAAGCGGACGCTGGCCGTCTGGGCGGCGGAACAGGTGGCGAGGATTCCGGGTATCGTGATGGACGCGTGGCCGCAGCTGTCGCTGTTCGCCTTCCACCTCGAGGGGCCGCGGCTGCGCACGCTGGAGGCGCGCAATGCGGCGACGGCGGCACTGATGGAGCGCGTGACGGCCCGCGGACGGGTGATGCTGACCGGATGCACGGTGGATGGCAAACACTTGGCGCGCATCTGCGTCCTGAGCTTCCGGACGCGCCTGGCGGAAATGGAGGCCTGTGTGAGCCAGATCACGGAAGAAGCGCGCGACCTGGTGGCATAG